In one window of Vibrio pelagius DNA:
- a CDS encoding methylated-DNA--[protein]-cysteine S-methyltransferase: MIKRFTYYSSPLGVVTIQGCEEGLLGVWFETYTTKPEDLGQQDDTFALFAETKRQLDDYFSGKLNHFSLPIAAEGTPFQQSVWQALTRIPFGETWSYQQLADEIGNPKAVRAVGLANGKNPISIIVPCHRVIGKNGKLTGYAGGIERKSALLRLEGILSIS, encoded by the coding sequence ATGATTAAACGATTTACTTACTACTCGAGTCCGCTAGGTGTTGTGACGATACAAGGCTGTGAGGAGGGATTATTGGGTGTTTGGTTTGAAACCTATACCACGAAGCCAGAAGACCTTGGTCAACAAGATGATACCTTTGCGCTGTTTGCAGAAACTAAGCGTCAGCTCGATGATTACTTTTCTGGGAAACTGAACCATTTCTCACTACCTATCGCGGCAGAGGGAACGCCATTTCAGCAGTCAGTTTGGCAAGCCTTGACGCGTATTCCTTTTGGTGAAACATGGAGTTACCAACAACTTGCGGATGAGATTGGTAACCCCAAAGCGGTAAGAGCGGTTGGGTTGGCTAACGGAAAAAATCCAATTTCTATTATAGTGCCTTGTCATCGCGTGATTGGTAAAAACGGTAAACTGACAGGCTATGCTGGAGGCATAGAGAGAAAATCAGCATTGCTCCGATTAGAAGGTATTTTATCAATAAGTTGA
- a CDS encoding DNA-3-methyladenine glycosylase 2 family protein: MEGNIHRYSGLSREQCQQARLARDARFDGLFFIAVKTTGIFCRPICPASPPKEQNVEYFSNQAQALRAGYRPCLRCRPDSAPFSPAWKGVETTFLRALKLIEDGELAEGSSVALCQRLGISDRYLRSLFSKYMGVSPKQYAIYNQLMFAKQLLHNSQMSITDIGFACGFKSTRRFNDAFVKVMKLSPSQIRKSGAEKSSTNTVRLPVKGAVNWPHMLNFYRKRMIEGVEEVGDDYYQRTVTINDATAKFCIRCVNSNKQAGSFLEVEFELSQMNQLRNLIRQIRRMFDLDVDINQVEAHLGKVDSTLVKESGIRIPGVWSPWEAGVRAILGQQVSVKAAIGQLNLLAKQLSPKDGVLYFPTPEQVLHADISFLRMPQSRKDTLHRFAMYMVENPHQHPSKWLALKGIGPWTVQYALLRGLSEPDHLLTGDLIVKKFIDQHVSITANKVSPWGSYATFHCWSHF, encoded by the coding sequence ATGGAAGGCAACATTCATCGATACAGCGGCCTCAGCCGCGAGCAGTGTCAACAAGCCCGTCTTGCTAGAGACGCGCGCTTTGATGGTCTGTTTTTCATTGCTGTAAAGACGACAGGCATATTTTGTCGTCCAATCTGTCCGGCTTCGCCACCTAAAGAGCAAAATGTTGAGTATTTCTCAAACCAAGCGCAAGCGCTGCGAGCGGGTTATCGTCCCTGTTTGCGCTGCCGCCCAGATAGCGCTCCTTTTTCGCCAGCATGGAAAGGCGTAGAAACCACTTTTTTGCGGGCACTTAAGCTTATTGAAGATGGCGAATTGGCTGAAGGGAGCAGTGTTGCTTTGTGCCAACGTTTGGGTATCTCTGATCGTTACCTACGAAGCTTGTTTAGCAAATATATGGGGGTCTCGCCAAAACAGTACGCCATCTATAACCAGCTTATGTTCGCGAAGCAGCTGTTACATAACAGTCAGATGAGTATTACCGACATCGGTTTTGCATGTGGATTTAAGAGTACGCGCCGTTTCAATGATGCTTTTGTGAAGGTGATGAAGCTTTCGCCATCGCAGATTCGAAAATCTGGTGCTGAAAAAAGCTCAACTAACACGGTGCGTTTGCCTGTTAAAGGCGCTGTGAATTGGCCTCATATGCTTAACTTTTATCGCAAGCGTATGATTGAGGGTGTCGAAGAGGTGGGAGATGATTATTACCAACGCACGGTGACCATCAATGATGCTACCGCTAAGTTTTGCATTCGTTGCGTTAACAGCAACAAGCAAGCTGGCAGTTTTCTGGAAGTAGAGTTTGAACTTAGCCAGATGAATCAGTTGCGTAACCTTATCCGCCAAATACGTCGTATGTTCGATCTTGATGTCGATATCAACCAAGTTGAAGCGCACCTAGGTAAGGTAGATTCTACTCTTGTTAAAGAATCGGGTATTCGTATCCCCGGTGTTTGGTCACCTTGGGAAGCGGGTGTGCGTGCGATTTTAGGGCAGCAAGTTTCGGTCAAAGCCGCTATCGGTCAATTGAATTTACTGGCCAAACAGCTGTCACCGAAAGACGGAGTTCTCTACTTTCCAACTCCTGAACAAGTGTTGCACGCAGACATCAGCTTTTTAAGAATGCCACAGAGTCGCAAAGACACTTTGCACCGATTTGCTATGTATATGGTTGAAAACCCGCATCAACACCCAAGCAAATGGCTGGCTCTGAAAGGAATAGGACCATGGACAGTGCAATATGCCTTGTTGAGAGGTTTGAGTGAACCGGATCACCTACTCACTGGCGATTTGATCGTAAAGAAATTTATCGATCAACATGTCAGTATAACAGCAAACAAGGTATCACCGTGGGGCAGCTATGCGACCTTCCATTGTTGGAGCCATTTCTAA